In Oceanivirga salmonicida, the DNA window GGATTATTTATTAAGGCTCTTGCAATAGCCACTCTTTGCTTTTGTCCACCTGATAATTCACTAGGATAAAAATCTAATCTATCTCCTAAACCAACTAAACCTAACAATTCTTTGGCATGTTCATATACTTTATTTTTATCTTTACTATTTCTAAGTGCTGGCATAGCAACATTTTCAATAGCAGTAAATTCTGGCAACAAATGATGAAATTGAAAGACAAAACCAATATTTTCTGATCTTGTTCCTTCTAAAATTATTTTAGCAGAT includes these proteins:
- a CDS encoding ATP-binding cassette domain-containing protein; this encodes SAKIILEGTRSENIGFVFQFHHLLPEFTAIENVAMPALRNSKDKNKVYEHAKELLGLVGLGDRLDFYPSELSGGQKQRVAIARALINNP